A genomic window from Silene latifolia isolate original U9 population chromosome Y, ASM4854445v1, whole genome shotgun sequence includes:
- the LOC141631355 gene encoding uncharacterized protein LOC141631355 codes for MRGEWSGLHALFSNECPYAYYVQCFAHRLQLALIAVSRDMISIYQFFSQLTFIVNIIISSAKRHNKLQASHLAEIERLIEHKELETGKGHNQIGTIKRAGDTRWGSHLGSLNSLLNMYNASCSVLQTIIKEGKGAKRGEADKAYDDITSFEFVLVLHIMIQSLGITNDLCKALQRKAQDILNDMHLVSNTKILIQKLRDDGWENLLQQVLLF; via the coding sequence ATGCGTGGAGAATGGTCGGGTCTACATGCTTTGTTTTCGAACGAATGTCCATATGCTTATTATGTACAATGCTTTGCTCATAGACTACAACTAGCATTAATAGCAGTATCCCGGGATATGATCTCTATTTATCAGTTTTTCTCTCAGCTAACATTTATTGTTAATATCATCATTTCGTCTGCTAAGAGGCATAATAAATTACAAGCATCCCATTTAGCTGAGATAGAGAGATTGATAGAACATAAGGAGTTAGAAACTGGGAAAGGACATAATCAAATAGGCACTATTAAACGAGCAGGAGATACCCGATGGGGTTCACACTTGGGATCACTTAATAGCTTGTTAAATATGTATAACGCTTCATGTTCAGTGTTACAGACCATAATTAAGGAAGGAAAAGGTGCAAAAAGAGGAGAAGCTGATAAGGCTTATGATGACATTACTTCCTTTGAGTTTGTTCTTGTCTTGCACATTATGATTCAGAGTTTGGGGATAACAAATGATCTTTGTAAAGCATTGCAAAGAAAAGCACAAGATATATTAAATGATATGCACCTAGTGTCTAATACAAAGATCTTGATACAAAAGCTAAGAGATGATGGGTGGGAGAATTTGTTACAACAAGTGTTATTATTTTGA